In the genome of Candidatus Hydrogenedentota bacterium, the window GCATAGTGGCGATTGGCGGCGACGGCCAGGTGACGCTGGGCGACACGGTGATGAAGGGCAATGCGGTGAAGGTTCGCCGGCTGGCGGACGGGGCGGTATTGGCGGGCTTCGCCGGGGCCGTTTCGGATGCGTTTACGCTGTTTGAGCGGTTTGAGGGGAAGTTGAAGGAGTTCAACAAGAACCTCACGCGGGCGGCGGTGGAACTGGGCAAGGACTGGCGCACGGACAAGTATCTGCGGCAGCTGAATGCGCTGCTTGCGGTGTGCGACAAGGAGCAGTCGCTGCTGATTGCGGGTACGGGCGAGATCATCGAGCCGGAAGACGGAATCCTGGCGATCGGATCGGGGGGATCGTATGCGCTTGCGGCGGCGCGTAGCCTGATGAAGCATACGGACATGAGCGCGGAGGAGATTGTGCGGGAATCGCTGACGATTGCGGGCGAGATCTGTATTTATACGAACGGGAATATCACGGTGGAGACTTTGGAGTCGGTGTGAGTGGGTGTGGTGGGTGGTGGATTCGGGCGGATTGCCGGTTGTTTCTCAGACAGGGATGCCCAACCTCCTGTTGAGCCGCTCGATTGTGGTGGCGCGGGTGGCGTTGGGTAACTGTTGCTCCAGGCACACGAAGGCGCTGGGGCGCCATCGCGTGGCACGGGCGCTGGTGCGGGGGTATGTCCCTCGGGCGCGCTAATTGGCGAGGTCGAGGGTGACCTGATCGAAGAAGCGGGCGGACTGGGCGACTTCGGGCATGGAGTCGTACCAGTCGTAGGAGTATTCGAGGCCTATTTTCAGGGGCTTGACGCCGTGGCGGTGGAGGGCTTCGAGGAACTCGCGGGTGCGCCCGACGCCGGCGCCCCAGGGTACGTCGTGGCCTTCGGGGCTCAGCTCGTGCAGATCGTGCAACTGCACCACGAAGAGGCGGTCGCCGATGGTGGGGACGGCGGCGACGGGGTCGATCCCGCTGCGGATCCAGTAGCCGATGTCGGCGCAGACGCCGATGCGGGGCCCGCGATCCTTGCAGACGGACATGACGGCCTCGGGGCTCCAGTAATGTGGGGAAGCTTCCTGTGCGTGGTTGTGGATGGCGAGGTTGATGCCGTATTCGTCGCAGAAGCGTTCGATGGTGTCGATGTCCTCCAGCTTGGGCTCGGAGATGAGGGTTTCGATGCCCATCTTGCGGGCGAATTCGAAGACCTTGCGGCAGCCTTCCTCGTCGCCGGGGATGACCGAATAGAAGCAGGAGATCATGCGGATCCCGGCGTCGTCCAGCTTGAGCCGGATCGCCTTGAGCTCGTCGTCGCTCAGGTCGGCGTTGAAGTTCTTGTCGATGCCGCCGCCGACTTTCTGGAAGTCGAGCCCGCCCAGGTAGGCGACGCCGAGCTGGTCGGTCTTGTCGATGGTTTCGAAGAGCGAGTAGCGGTGGAAGGTGTAGGCGGTGACGCCGAGGCGCCAGCCGAGTTTTTCGTGGGCGCGGATCGCGGGGGTCAGGCGGGCGCTGGGAATGGTGGGCGCTTGCAGGTCGCCGAGGGCGAATTGCGCGGAGCCGAGGTAGAAGTTGAGCATGGCCGGGTCCCAGAAGTGATACGGGTTGTGGGCCACGGTGGAGTAGAAGACGCGCCCGCGCCCGTAGTGGCGCACCCAGGCGGCGGCGTAGTCCTGATCGTCCCGCTCGTGGGGCTTGGCGCTGAGGTCGGTCTTTTCCGTGTCGATGCTGAAGAGTACGCGCACGCGATCGCGGGAGTAGGGATCGCCCACGCGGAAGAATTCGTCTTGCAGTTCGAAGCCGCCCTCGGGGAAGGGCGCCAGGAGGGGATGTCCGGGGGAATCGACCTTCATCCAGACGCGCTCGTCGGATTCGCGGTGGTTCGCGCCGCGTCCGCCGAGCATACGGCCGAACTCGGGCCAGTCGTCTCCCCCACCCGCGCCCCAGTTCCAGAAGGCCACGGTGGCGCCGTGGACGCCCATGAGCCCGCCGCCGCCGTAGACGAATTCGAGGAGGTTCTGGCGGAGCTGGGGGTCGGAAAATTGGTTGCCCACGGTGTTGTTCATGAAGACCGCGTCGAATTGGGACAGGTTTTCCTTCTCGAAGACGGCCGGATCGCGTGAAATGGTGACCTCGAAGGCGCCGGTCTTCCTGCCCATCTCCTGGAAGGCCAGGTTGGCGTAAAAGCGCGAGGGATGGCCGCCGTAGACCACGTTGAGGTCGAAGATGAGGAGCTTGCGCGGTTTCGCGGGCGCGGCGGGGGCGGTTTCGGGGAGCGCGGCCAGGATTTTGGCGCGGGCCTCCTCGCTGATGGTGTAGCCGCTGTCTTCCGGGGCGCCGGATTCGTAGGCCAGCGCGGGCGGCGCGAACAGCGCGCCCCCCAAAATCAGGGCCAGTGTCAGGAGGCCGTTGGCCAGGCAAAGATTCCGAAATGCGGAGCGCACAGTACATTCCCCTTTCTTAACATCCCCGGGCGGGCTAATTCATAAGACCGCACCCATCATAGCAGAGTTTCGTGGGAGAATCGCGCCCAAATCTCTGTATTCTTTGCGTTCTTTGTGGCAAGAATCCTCCATGTCTTGCCGGTGCAATCGTCAAATTGAAATGTCTACACTCACGGGTGGATCAGGGCCGCCATCGACCGCAACCGAGGAATGATCTTGAACCGCGAATGGACGCAAATGGACGCGAATTCCTCATTACTCTTGATAGCCACAAAGAACGCAAAGAACGCAAAGATTTGGACAGCGGCGGTTGCCGGGGGGTATCTTTCGGAGATGGAAGTCTTTGAGAATCATCGCGGGCATTTGCCCGATTTCATCCGGCTCAATGAGCGCTGGATTCGTCATTACTTTGCGTTGGAGGAGGCGGATCGGGCCCTGGCCGCCGCGCCGGAGCGGGTGATCGAACAGGGCGGTTTTGTCTTCAGCCTCGTGGAGCGGGATGAGGTGGCTGGGGTGTGCGCGCTGTTCAACAAGGGCGAGGGCGTCTTTGAACTGGCGCGTATGGCCGTGGACCCGGCGCATCAGGGGAAGGGCTTCGGGGATTTTCTGATGGAGACGGCGCTGGCCAAGTTGGCGGCTATCGGGGCACACAAGGTACAGTTGCTGTCGAATACGTCGTTGGAAGCGGCGATTCGGCTGTATAAGAAGCACGGGTTCAAAACCGTCTCGACCGAACAGCATCCCGTGTACAAACGCTGCAATATCGTGATGGAGAAGGTGCTGGGGGGCTGAAACCTGCCTCGGGCCTGGAAAGCCCGTACGCCCATCGAGTTTTTACGTATTCGGAAAGGAGTTGACCACCATGCGCGTCTATACGGGTTTTGTTTGCTTGTTTTTTGCGGTTCTCCTGGCTGCGGGCCAGACCGCTTCCCAGGGCGATCTAACGCCGGTCCGGCCGGGGACCTTTGTGCAGGAGGTGGGTCAGGCCTACACCACGGCGGACGGGCTTCCGAGCGATGGCGTGAACGCGGTGGTTGTGGCGGAAGATGGTACGGTTTACGCCGGAACCGATGGGGGGCTGGCGCGCTTTGACGGCACGCGATGGGCATTGGAATGGAATGAGGCGAACGGGAAAATACGGTGCATCACGACGGATGGCGATCAAATTGCCGTGGCGACTGATAGCGAGCTGTATGTTCGTGATGGAGATGGCCCGTGGGAGACCAAGGCTACCTTGGCGCATCCACCCATTTCAATCGAGTTCCAAGAGCACTCCGTCTTCATAGTCCACGCTGACGGAACCAATCATGCAACGGAAGGTTGGGGCGGGCTTACGATTCAGGGCAAGCTCATCCAATTCTCTGGAATTCGACAAGTCGGCAGTAGGAGCGTTGAAGATCAAACTCACGAGTGGGTCGTGGCGACGGAGACAGGGTTCTATCGTCGTGTCTCCGGCCCGTGGGAGCGTGTATTGCCCGAGTCCGGCGACCGCAGCTGGGCGCCGACGGATGTGCGCGCGGTGTTGTTCGCAGCGAATGGCGATCTCTGGTTCGCCAGCCCCCAGGGCGTTGGACGACGTACAGGCGACACGTGGGCGCTCTTCGAGGGCAAGGACGGGCTGCCGTACAACGATTTCACGTGCATGGCCGAGGGGCCCGAGGGCGAGATCTGGTTTGGGACGACGAAGGGGGCGATTCGCTTCGATGGCGCGCGCTTTGCGTACCGGGAGGGCCGGCGGTGGCTGCCGGACAACCACGTGCGCGGTATTGCGGTCTCCCCAAATGGCGATGCGTGGTTTGCCACGGCGAAGGGTGTGGGGCGAATTGAGCGGCGTGCGATGACGCTGGCGGAAAAGGCGGCGTTTTACGAGGAGGAGATCGATCGGTACAACCGGCGGACACCGTTTGGGTACGTGATGTCCGCGCCGCTGGGCGCGCCCGGGGACAAATCGACGGCGACGCGGCGCGACGACGACAACGATGGGCAGTGGACGGGCGAGTATGGGGCGGCGCAGTGCTTTGCGTATGCGGCGACGAAGGATCCGAAGGCGAAGGAGCGCGCGACGCTGGCGTTCGAGGGCCTGCGCTTTTTCAGCCAGGTGACGCAGGGCGGATCGCACCCGGCGCCGAAGGGCTTTCCCGCGCGCACGATCTGGCCGACGGACAGCCCGCGCAATCCGAATGAGGAGGAGAGCTATTCCATCGCGCACCAGGAAAAGGAGCGGGAGTCGGACCGCCTGTGGAAGGTGATTTATCCGCGGTGGCCCACGAGCGCGGACGGGCAATGGTACTGGAAGTGTGATACGAGTTCCGACGAGTTGGATGGCCATTACTTCCTGAACGGGCTGTACTACGATCTGGTGGCGGAGTCGGACGAGGAGAAGGCGCGGGTGGCGGAGGTCGTGCGCGACATGACGGACCATCTCATCGAGCACAATTTCCGGCTGGTGGACCATGACGGGGCGCCGACGCGCTGGGCGAACTTCAGCCCGGATTCGCTGAACTTCGATTCGAACTGGTGGCCGGAGCGGGGCTTGAATTCGCTGAGCATGCTGTCGTTTCTGCGGGTGGCGGCGCATGTTACGGGGGACGCGAAGTACGGGGCGGTGGCGGATCAGCTCATCACGGAGCACGGCTACGCGATGAACATCATGTACCCGAAATACCAGAAGGGACCCGGGTCGTTTGTGCAGTTCGACGACGAAATGGCGTTCATGAATTACTACAACGTGATGAAGTACGAGACGAACCCGAAGGTCCGCGAGATGGTTGCGCTGAGCTGGTGGGATTATTGGGAGCTGGAGGCGTATGAGCTGAATCCCTTCTTCAACTTCGCGTATGCGGCGGGCTGCACGGGCGCAACGTTTACGTCGCCCTGGGGCACGCGCGACCTGACGCCGGGGCAGGAGGCGCTGGAAGAGGCGGTCGAGACGCTGAAGCGGTACCCGATGAACCTGATCGACTGGCGTCAGACGAACAGCCACCGGCTGGATGTGTTGCCGTTGCCGGATCATGCGCGGGAGGGCGACGGCGCGCGGGGCAAGGGCTATCATGTTTCGGGGAAAGTGCTTCCGATTGACGAGCGATTTGTTCAGTACTGGAGCACGGATGCGTGGTCGCTGGATTCGGGCGGTGAGGGGCGCAACCTGGCGACGGGGATGCCGTTTCTGCTGGGGTATTACATGGGCCTGTATCATGGGTTTATTGTGGAGTAGGGCGGGGTGGATGGGGCGGGCTGGTATGACGGGCGCCTTTGGCGCGGAAATGCCGGCAGGGATGCCGGCGCTTCATCGGGCTGATCGTCTGGAGTCTACGCTCCGAAAGGTCGCCGGGTGGAGGCGCGCCGTTGGCGCGGAAATGCCGGCAGGGATGCCGGCGCTCCATTGCGCTGATCGCGTTGTGTCTACGCTCCGAATGGTCGCCGGGTGGTGGTCCGCCGTTGGCGCGGAATTGCCGGCAGGGATGCCGGCGCTCCATTGCGCTGATCGCGTTGTGTCTACGCTCCGAATGGTCGCCGGGTGGTGGTGCGCCGTTGGCGCGGAAATGCCGGCAGGGATGCCGGCGCTTCATCGGGCTGATTGCGTTGTGTCTGCGCTCCGAAAGGTCACCGGGTGGTGGCGCGCCGTTGGCGTGGTGCGGGCGGGATGCCCGCCATGGTGGGTCGGCGAGCTTTACCACATTCAAAGCCACTTTTTGGGGCACATTCACTTGGAGGCGTTGCGCGATTGCATCGTTTCGCGGGCGGGCAGTACCATGGGCGGGTGCAGTCAGGACGGCGGGGCATGAGGATAGGCGCGCATGAAGCAAGTGCTGGTTAAGGGCGGGAAGGTGCATCTGGAGACGGTTCCTCCGCCGGCGCCGGGGCCGGGGATGGTGCTGGTTCGGGTTCACTACTCGTTGATCAGCGCGGGAACGGAGTCGGGCTTTGTGGCGCCGGGCGGCGCGGCGGCGTATGCGTTGAAGAAGGCGCGCGACCCGCTGAATATCGAGAAGGTGAAGCGGAAGATCGCGTCGGCGGGCATCCGGGCCACGTACGAGACCGTCCGGGGGAAGCTGCTGGAATTTCAGGCGCCGGGCTACAGCACGTCGGGGGTGATTGTGGCGTGCGGCGCCGACGTGAGCGGGTTTCGCGTGGGCGATCGCGTGGCGTGCGCGGGGGCCGGGTATGCGTGCCATGCCGAGTACAACGCCGTGCCACAGCAGCTTGTCACGCCCTTGCCCGACGGCGTGGATTTTCAGGCGGGCGCGTTCGTGGCGCTGGGCGCGATCGCGATGCAGGGCGTCCGTCGCGCGGCGCCGACCTTCGGCGAGACGGTTGTCCTCATCGGCCTGGGGCTTGTGGGCCAGCTTGCGGCGCAGGTGGCCCGGGCGGCGGGTTGCCATGTCATCGGCTGCGACCCGGTGGCCATGCGGCGCGCGCTGGCGCTGGAACTCGGCGCGGATGCGGCGTGCGCGCCCGACGAACTCGATGGGATGGTCCATGAGTTGACGGGCGGTCACGGCGCCGACGCGGTGGTGGTGTGCGCGGCGTCGAAGGACAGCGCCATTGCCAACCAAGCGATTGACTTGTGCCGGCAGCGCGGGCGGGTATCGGTGGTGGGCGCGGTGGGGTTGCACCTGGAGCGCGAAGCGCTGTACCAGCGCGAGATCGATTTCGGACTGTCCTGTTCGTACGGCCCCGGGCGCTACCAGCCGGCCTACGAGGAAAAGGGGCTCGACTACCCGATTGGCCAGGTGCGCTGGACCGAGGGGCGCAATATGCAGGAGTTTCTACGGATGATCGCCAGCGGCCGGGTCCGGGTGGCGCCGCTGATCGGGCGTGTGGACCCGGTGGACGATGCGGCTTCGGCCTACGAGGCGTTGAGCACGCAGCGGGATGGAACTATCGCGGCGCTGATCCGGTATGGGGCGGCTGGCGTGGACAGCGTGGACAGCGTGGACAGCGTGGACAGCGTGGACAGCGTGGACAGAGTGGACAGAGTGGACAGAGTGGACAGAGTAGACGGTGTGGGCGGTGTGGACGGTGTGAGCGATGTGGGCGGTGTGGACGGTGTGGGCGGTGTGGGCGGTGTGGACGGTGTGGACGGTGTGGGCGGTGTGGACAGCGTGGGCGGTGTGGGCGGTTTGGACGGTGTGGGCGGTTTGGACGGTGTGGGCGGTGTGGACGGCGTGGGCGGTGTGGATTCGCCTCGGCGAATGGACGGGGTGGCTGCTGTTGCGGAGCGGCCGGATCCTGTATTGCGCCTCCAGGCCGAGGCGCCGCCCGAAGGGAGCGTGGGCGTCGCTGTGGTGGGCGCGGGCGCCTTTGCGCGGGGGGCGCACCTGCCCAACCTGCGGACGATTCCGGGCTGCCACCTTCAGGCGGTGGTTTCGCGGACGGGCAGCGCGGCGAAACAGGCGGGCGCGCGGTTTGGCGCGCAGTACTGCACGACGGACCTGGACGCGGCGCTGGCGGATCCCGAGGTGCACGCGGTCATCATCGCGACGCGCCACGATCGCCATGCCGATCAGGCCCTGGCGGCGCTGGACGCGGGCAAGCACGTGTTCATCGAGAAACCGATGGCGCTGACGCTGTCGGATTGCGAGGCGATCCGCGCGAGGGCGGCGGAAACGGGGTTGCTCGTTTCGGTGGGCTACAACCGCCCGTTTTCCGCGCATGCGCGGGCCGCGAAGGCCGCGCTGGGGAAGCTCCCCGGGCCCAGGCAGGTGATCTACCGGTGCAACACGGGGCCGATCCCGGCGGATCACTGGACGCGCGACCCCGAAGTCGGTGGCGGGCGCATTCTGGGCGAGGCGGTGCATTTTTTCGATTTTTGTTGCTGGCTGCTGGATGGGGAGCCGGTTTCCGTGAAAGCGGAGGCGCCCGGAACCACGCCGGCGCGGGACGAACTGACGGCGCTGTTGCGCTTTGCCGACGGATCGCTGGCGACGATTCTGTATTGCGCGTCGGGGGCGACTGCGCTGGGCAAGGAACGCATCGAGATCCACGGCGGCAGCGGATCCATCTGCATCGACGATTTCCGGGGCGTGGCGTATCACGGGGTTCCCGGGAAGACGATGCGCCGGGGGCGAGAGGACAAGGGGCAGCACGCACTGCTGGCGCATTTCATCCGGGCGGTGCGTGGCGAGGAACCGCTCCAGGTCACCGCGCGGGAGGGCCTGCGCGCGACGCGCCTGGCGCTGGAGGCGCTCGCGGCGGCGCGCGGCGAAGACCGGTCGCCGTGAAGATCTGCGTGCTCAACGTGCTTCACGGGCCCTTCGACAAGCGGATGTTCCACAAGGTGGGCCGGAGCCTGGCGAAGGCGGGCCATCTGGTGGTTTCTATCTGTCCTTCGGGCGAATTCGAGGGCGATCAGCGCGACGGCATCCACTTTCGCTACATTCCGCCGTCGCGAACGAAACTCCAGCGCCTCGGGGCGGTGTGGCGTCTTGTGCGGGCGGGACGGCGCGAGGCGGCGGACTGCTACATCGCGCCGGAACCGGAATCGTGGGTCGCGGCGCTGATCATCAAGCGGTTCTCGGGCGGGCGCGTGGTGTTTGATATGCACGAGCATGTCCCCACCGAGTTCGCGAAGTTTTTTCCGGCGCGCCTGCAACCGATGGTTACCGCGGCGACCCGCGCGGCCATGCGTTTCTTCGCGCGCTACACGGATCACATCATCTTGACCCGGGACAGCTTCGAGGCGGTCTGGGAGGGTTCGCCGACGCCGCGCAGCACGGTGATCAACACCAACCACCTGCAGCCACGGTGCGCGGACGTTCCCGAGGCGGTTCGGGCGCGGATCGGGAGCGGCCCGGTGGTAATTCATCAAGGCACGTTCGGGGATATTCGCGGTTCGTGGCAGCTTCTGGAGGCGATGAAGCGGGTAATCCGGGCGGTTCCGGATGCGCGCTGCGTGCTGCTTGGATCGTATATGTATGGCAGTGCGCGGGCGTACCGGCGGGCGATCCGGCGGGCGAAACTTCAGGAGCACTTCATTCTGGTTGATACCGTACCGTACGAAGCGGTTCCCGCGTGGATTGCCGCGTCGGACATCGGGCTGATCCTGTTTCAGCCGGGCCTGGTGAACCATACGCTTGCCATGCCGCACAAGCTGTTTGATTACATGCGCGAGGCGAAGCCCGTGATCGCGCCCGATTTCGCGGTGGAAGTGGCGGCGATTGTGGATGGCGCGGAGGCGGGCGTACTGGTGGAGGTGACCGATCCCGAGGCGATCGCCAACGCCATCATCCGCCTGATCGCGGATCCCGCGCTCGCGCGGCGCCTGGGGGAAAACGGGCGAAAGGCTATCGAGGAGCGGTACCACTGGGAGCGGGACGAGGCGGTGTTGATCGCGGCCATCGACTCGCTCCGGGACGCGTAGCGTATGTGCGGCATTGCGGGAATCGCCGGGCTTCCGGATCGCGCGCTTATCGAGCGGATGACGTCGCTGCTGGCGCACCGCGGCCCGGACGGCGCAGGGTTTCACCATGGCCCGGAGATTGCGCTGGGCCACCGGCGGCTGGCGATCCTCGACCGGGAGGGCGGCGCGCAGCCGATGCGCGACGCGAGCGGGCGCTACCATCTTGTGTACAACGGCGAGATCTACAATTACCGTGCGCTGCGCGAGGAGTTACGGGGCCTGGGCGCGGAATTCCGGACGCGCTGCGACACGGAGGTGGTTCTGGCGGCGCTGGCGGCGTGGGGCGAGTCCGCGCTCCCCCGCTTTCAGGGCATGTTTGCGCTTGCGCTCTGGGACAGCGAAGAGAAGCGCCTTCTGATCGCGCGCGACCCGGTTGGGATTAAGCCCCTCTACTACGCGCGCCGCCGCGATGCGCTCTACTTCGCCTCGGAGATGAAATCCCTACTCGGGTGTCCGGGGGTGTCGCGCGATGTCGATCTGGCCGCGCTGGAGGATTACCTGACCTTTCTGTACACCGTGCCTCCCCGGACGATCTTCTCGGATATCCGGCAACTGCCGGCGGGCCATTGCGCCACGTGGCAGGCGGGCGAATGGCGCGAGGGTCCGTACTGGCGCTGGAATCTGGAACCGGAAGCGCGGAGCGACGCGGCCTGGCTGGAGCTGCTCCGCGCCCACCTGGAGCGGGACATGCCGCACTATGCGGAGGCCGACGTGCCCGCCGGCGCGCTGCTGAGCGGGGGTATCGATTCCGCGTGCATCGTGGAAGCGCTTTCCCGCGAGACGCCGCCGCGCACCTTTACGATTGGTTTTGACACGGAGGGAAGCCATCTCGACGAAACCCGCGAGGCCCGGGAGACGGCGGCGATGCTGGGCACGCGGCACACGGAAGTGCGGGCGGCGGCTTCCGTGGCGGAATTACTACCGACCATGGTGCGCCATTTTGACGAGCCCTTCGGCAATCCCACGGCGCTGCTGGCGCATGTGCTTGCGGGGGAAGTCCGCCGGCATGTTACGGTGGCGCTGGCGGGCGACGGGGGCGATGAGCTGTTCGGGGGGTACCGGCGCTATGGCGGCATTGCGTGGTCGGAGCGCTTGGGCTGGATTCCCGGCGCGGTCTGGCGCGGGGCCGTGCAACCGATCGCGCGCTTCCTGCCCGGCGGCGTGGACGGTCCGGCCTGGGCCCGGCGCGCATCGGGTTTCGCCGCCGCGCAGGGGATCGACGCGGTCTCGCGCTATGCGGCGTGGACCACCTATCACCGCCGCGAGTCGCTCGACGCGCTGTATGCGCCGGACGTGGGGCGCGCGTTGGCGGGGCGGGACCCCTGGGCGCACCTGCGGGCGCTGGCGGCGGAGAGCGAGGGCCTGGAGCCGCTGAATCAGGCGATGTACCTCGACTGGTGCTCGTTCCTGCCGGACAACGTGCTGCGGTATGGCGACCGGATGAGCATGGCGCACGGGCTGGAGTTGCGCGTGCCGCTGGCGGACCCGATGCTGGCGCAGGCGTTTCTGGGGATGCCGGCGCGCCTGAAGGCGGGACTGTTTCAATCGAAGCGGCTGTTGCGGGAGCACCTTCGGGATTCGATGCCGCGGGAGATCGTTCAGCGCCGGAAGCAGGGGCTGAATCCGCCGATGGGGCACTGGCTCAATGGCCCGCTGAAGCCGCTGCTGGACGACTACCTGGGCGAGGCCCGTATCCGCCGCGCGGGTTATTTCGATGCCGGGGCGGTGGCGCGCATGCGGCGGGAGCATGGAGCCGGGCTCCGCGATCATACGTGGCGGCTGTGGGCGCTGATCGTGTTTGAGGCGTGGCGGCGGCAGTATCTCGGGTAGGGTGGGTGGTTTTTGGGTGGCGCGTGGTATCGGGCGGGTCGGGGATACGCGGTGGCGGGATGCGCAAGGTCTCTTTGATTGTATCG includes:
- the asnB gene encoding asparagine synthase (glutamine-hydrolyzing), whose product is MCGIAGIAGLPDRALIERMTSLLAHRGPDGAGFHHGPEIALGHRRLAILDREGGAQPMRDASGRYHLVYNGEIYNYRALREELRGLGAEFRTRCDTEVVLAALAAWGESALPRFQGMFALALWDSEEKRLLIARDPVGIKPLYYARRRDALYFASEMKSLLGCPGVSRDVDLAALEDYLTFLYTVPPRTIFSDIRQLPAGHCATWQAGEWREGPYWRWNLEPEARSDAAWLELLRAHLERDMPHYAEADVPAGALLSGGIDSACIVEALSRETPPRTFTIGFDTEGSHLDETREARETAAMLGTRHTEVRAAASVAELLPTMVRHFDEPFGNPTALLAHVLAGEVRRHVTVALAGDGGDELFGGYRRYGGIAWSERLGWIPGAVWRGAVQPIARFLPGGVDGPAWARRASGFAAAQGIDAVSRYAAWTTYHRRESLDALYAPDVGRALAGRDPWAHLRALAAESEGLEPLNQAMYLDWCSFLPDNVLRYGDRMSMAHGLELRVPLADPMLAQAFLGMPARLKAGLFQSKRLLREHLRDSMPREIVQRRKQGLNPPMGHWLNGPLKPLLDDYLGEARIRRAGYFDAGAVARMRREHGAGLRDHTWRLWALIVFEAWRRQYLG
- a CDS encoding glycosyltransferase — translated: MKICVLNVLHGPFDKRMFHKVGRSLAKAGHLVVSICPSGEFEGDQRDGIHFRYIPPSRTKLQRLGAVWRLVRAGRREAADCYIAPEPESWVAALIIKRFSGGRVVFDMHEHVPTEFAKFFPARLQPMVTAATRAAMRFFARYTDHIILTRDSFEAVWEGSPTPRSTVINTNHLQPRCADVPEAVRARIGSGPVVIHQGTFGDIRGSWQLLEAMKRVIRAVPDARCVLLGSYMYGSARAYRRAIRRAKLQEHFILVDTVPYEAVPAWIAASDIGLILFQPGLVNHTLAMPHKLFDYMREAKPVIAPDFAVEVAAIVDGAEAGVLVEVTDPEAIANAIIRLIADPALARRLGENGRKAIEERYHWERDEAVLIAAIDSLRDA
- a CDS encoding ThuA domain-containing protein, whose product is MRSAFRNLCLANGLLTLALILGGALFAPPALAYESGAPEDSGYTISEEARAKILAALPETAPAAPAKPRKLLIFDLNVVYGGHPSRFYANLAFQEMGRKTGAFEVTISRDPAVFEKENLSQFDAVFMNNTVGNQFSDPQLRQNLLEFVYGGGGLMGVHGATVAFWNWGAGGGDDWPEFGRMLGGRGANHRESDERVWMKVDSPGHPLLAPFPEGGFELQDEFFRVGDPYSRDRVRVLFSIDTEKTDLSAKPHERDDQDYAAAWVRHYGRGRVFYSTVAHNPYHFWDPAMLNFYLGSAQFALGDLQAPTIPSARLTPAIRAHEKLGWRLGVTAYTFHRYSLFETIDKTDQLGVAYLGGLDFQKVGGGIDKNFNADLSDDELKAIRLKLDDAGIRMISCFYSVIPGDEEGCRKVFEFARKMGIETLISEPKLEDIDTIERFCDEYGINLAIHNHAQEASPHYWSPEAVMSVCKDRGPRIGVCADIGYWIRSGIDPVAAVPTIGDRLFVVQLHDLHELSPEGHDVPWGAGVGRTREFLEALHRHGVKPLKIGLEYSYDWYDSMPEVAQSARFFDQVTLDLAN
- the hslV gene encoding ATP-dependent protease subunit HslV, with product MHEFHATTVIAVRKGGIVAIGGDGQVTLGDTVMKGNAVKVRRLADGAVLAGFAGAVSDAFTLFERFEGKLKEFNKNLTRAAVELGKDWRTDKYLRQLNALLAVCDKEQSLLIAGTGEIIEPEDGILAIGSGGSYALAAARSLMKHTDMSAEEIVRESLTIAGEICIYTNGNITVETLESV
- a CDS encoding bi-domain-containing oxidoreductase, producing the protein MKQVLVKGGKVHLETVPPPAPGPGMVLVRVHYSLISAGTESGFVAPGGAAAYALKKARDPLNIEKVKRKIASAGIRATYETVRGKLLEFQAPGYSTSGVIVACGADVSGFRVGDRVACAGAGYACHAEYNAVPQQLVTPLPDGVDFQAGAFVALGAIAMQGVRRAAPTFGETVVLIGLGLVGQLAAQVARAAGCHVIGCDPVAMRRALALELGADAACAPDELDGMVHELTGGHGADAVVVCAASKDSAIANQAIDLCRQRGRVSVVGAVGLHLEREALYQREIDFGLSCSYGPGRYQPAYEEKGLDYPIGQVRWTEGRNMQEFLRMIASGRVRVAPLIGRVDPVDDAASAYEALSTQRDGTIAALIRYGAAGVDSVDSVDSVDSVDSVDRVDRVDRVDRVDGVGGVDGVSDVGGVDGVGGVGGVDGVDGVGGVDSVGGVGGLDGVGGLDGVGGVDGVGGVDSPRRMDGVAAVAERPDPVLRLQAEAPPEGSVGVAVVGAGAFARGAHLPNLRTIPGCHLQAVVSRTGSAAKQAGARFGAQYCTTDLDAALADPEVHAVIIATRHDRHADQALAALDAGKHVFIEKPMALTLSDCEAIRARAAETGLLVSVGYNRPFSAHARAAKAALGKLPGPRQVIYRCNTGPIPADHWTRDPEVGGGRILGEAVHFFDFCCWLLDGEPVSVKAEAPGTTPARDELTALLRFADGSLATILYCASGATALGKERIEIHGGSGSICIDDFRGVAYHGVPGKTMRRGREDKGQHALLAHFIRAVRGEEPLQVTAREGLRATRLALEALAAARGEDRSP
- a CDS encoding GNAT family N-acetyltransferase, coding for MNREWTQMDANSSLLLIATKNAKNAKIWTAAVAGGYLSEMEVFENHRGHLPDFIRLNERWIRHYFALEEADRALAAAPERVIEQGGFVFSLVERDEVAGVCALFNKGEGVFELARMAVDPAHQGKGFGDFLMETALAKLAAIGAHKVQLLSNTSLEAAIRLYKKHGFKTVSTEQHPVYKRCNIVMEKVLGG